A genomic stretch from Desulfuromonas acetoxidans DSM 684 includes:
- a CDS encoding Lon protease family protein, whose product MSITPLAADDLKWLCCDQQFEFDSTKQLNGLDGPIGQERAMAAIELSLAMPNDGFNLFITGQTGTGRTSAIRQILEERAKGEPVPDDWCYVHDLEQGASPVAFSVPHGLGKQLQEDMAELIRRLSEQLPKLFKSKEYEQYKGKTTEEFQLKSKKLLEDLEQEAAEQGFEIQRSVSGLVLVPAKDGEALTQAEYDALDEESRKEIDQKGGKLQKILNGVLAQTREIESEVQQAVSKMEEQIVDMTTSHLFAELMDHYQDYDEVVEHLDRCRRDIVNNVSEFRPRKERQLIFSGGEDLSERFWSRFEVNLLIDNQALEGAPVVFENNPTYFNLFGRIEHVFRMGNATTDFTMIKAGALHRANGGYLVLNCRDLLMNYFSYEAIKRCLRRGDVVIEDIAEQARLISMASLKPGPIPFSGKIVLVGDAHLYNLLHHFDPDFGKFFKIRADFNSSIDNTWDNVTRYAQFIAVQCRDHDLPHFEPGAVSRVVEHAARLTEDQNKLSSKFLDLADLIKEAGFYAHQQGREKVAAQHVLLALESRRYRNNRIEDELRRLIVEGTIMVDFAGAVVGQINGLSVYMQGDYQFGLPTRITATTSIGRGGVVAVEREVKQSGAVHDKGVMILSGFFAQRFGQNKPLTFSASLCFEQTYGGVDGDSASSTELYALISSLSGLSLRQDIAVTGSVNQHGQVQAIGGVNEKIEGFFTLCNIVGLTGRQGVMIPRANVKNLMLNGDVVAACRDGRFHVWAVSTIDEGLELLTGTPAGEFVDGQWSEGSVNARVDQRLTTMVETLMAFAKKNDAATENHSGS is encoded by the coding sequence ATGTCAATCACTCCGTTGGCTGCCGATGATTTGAAATGGCTATGCTGCGATCAGCAGTTTGAATTCGACTCAACAAAACAACTCAATGGCCTCGATGGTCCCATCGGTCAGGAGCGTGCTATGGCGGCGATTGAGTTGAGTTTAGCTATGCCCAATGATGGGTTCAATCTGTTTATCACCGGCCAAACCGGAACCGGGCGGACCTCTGCGATTCGACAGATCCTCGAAGAGCGGGCAAAGGGGGAGCCGGTTCCGGATGATTGGTGTTATGTTCACGATCTTGAACAGGGAGCCTCTCCTGTGGCCTTCAGCGTGCCGCATGGTCTGGGTAAGCAATTGCAGGAGGATATGGCTGAGTTGATTCGTCGCTTGTCAGAGCAGTTGCCCAAATTATTCAAAAGTAAGGAATATGAACAGTATAAAGGAAAGACCACCGAAGAGTTTCAGCTTAAAAGCAAAAAGCTTTTAGAGGACCTTGAGCAGGAAGCTGCAGAGCAGGGCTTTGAGATTCAGCGCAGTGTCAGTGGCTTGGTGTTGGTGCCGGCAAAAGATGGTGAAGCGCTGACCCAGGCGGAATATGATGCCTTGGATGAGGAATCTCGTAAGGAGATTGACCAGAAGGGAGGGAAGCTGCAAAAGATTCTCAATGGGGTCTTGGCTCAGACGCGCGAAATTGAGTCCGAGGTTCAGCAGGCGGTGTCAAAGATGGAAGAGCAGATTGTCGATATGACGACTAGCCACCTGTTTGCCGAACTCATGGACCACTACCAGGACTATGATGAGGTCGTTGAACATCTTGACCGCTGTCGGAGGGATATTGTCAACAACGTCAGCGAATTTCGTCCCCGTAAGGAACGTCAACTTATTTTTTCTGGAGGTGAAGATCTTTCAGAGCGCTTCTGGAGCCGCTTTGAAGTTAATCTCTTGATTGACAATCAGGCACTTGAGGGGGCTCCGGTGGTGTTTGAAAATAACCCGACCTATTTTAATCTGTTCGGTCGCATTGAGCATGTGTTCCGCATGGGTAATGCGACGACTGATTTTACCATGATTAAGGCCGGGGCGCTGCATCGGGCCAATGGTGGTTATCTGGTGCTGAATTGTCGTGACCTGTTGATGAACTATTTCTCCTACGAAGCGATAAAGCGTTGTTTAAGACGGGGAGATGTTGTTATCGAGGATATTGCAGAGCAGGCACGTCTGATTTCAATGGCCTCGCTCAAACCCGGCCCGATTCCGTTTTCGGGAAAAATAGTGCTGGTTGGTGATGCTCATCTCTATAATCTGTTACACCATTTTGATCCGGATTTTGGTAAATTTTTTAAAATTCGTGCAGATTTCAACAGCTCGATTGACAATACGTGGGATAATGTGACCCGTTATGCGCAATTTATTGCGGTACAGTGCCGTGATCATGATTTGCCGCATTTTGAACCTGGTGCGGTCAGTCGGGTGGTAGAACATGCTGCCCGGTTGACGGAAGATCAAAATAAATTGTCGTCCAAGTTTCTTGATTTGGCTGATCTGATCAAAGAGGCTGGTTTTTATGCCCACCAGCAGGGGCGTGAGAAGGTTGCTGCGCAGCATGTATTGCTGGCGCTGGAGTCACGACGCTATCGAAATAATCGGATTGAAGATGAGTTGCGCCGTCTGATTGTTGAAGGAACTATCATGGTAGATTTTGCTGGAGCGGTGGTCGGTCAGATTAACGGTTTGTCCGTCTATATGCAGGGGGATTATCAATTCGGTCTGCCGACTCGGATTACTGCAACCACCAGCATTGGTCGTGGTGGTGTGGTGGCGGTTGAACGGGAAGTGAAACAATCCGGTGCTGTTCATGACAAAGGTGTGATGATTTTATCTGGATTTTTTGCCCAGCGATTTGGCCAAAATAAGCCTCTGACGTTCTCCGCCTCATTATGCTTTGAGCAAACCTATGGTGGGGTGGATGGCGACAGTGCTTCGTCAACCGAGTTGTATGCACTGATATCGTCTTTATCGGGGTTGTCGTTGCGTCAGGATATCGCTGTAACCGGATCGGTCAATCAGCATGGTCAGGTGCAGGCAATTGGTGGTGTTAACGAGAAAATCGAGGGCTTTTTCACCCTGTGCAATATTGTCGGATTGACCGGGCGGCAAGGGGTAATGATTCCGCGGGCAAATGTCAAAAACCTGATGCTCAATGGGGATGTGGTTGCTGCGTGTCGGGACGGACGGTTTCATGTTTGGGCTGTTTCGACTATTGATGAAGGCCTTGAGCTTCTCACCGGGACTCCGGCCGGCGAGTTTGTCGATGGTCAATGGTCTGAGGGGTCAGTCAATGCGCGGGTTGATCAGCGTTTGACGACCATGGTCGAAACGTTGATGGCGTTTGCCAAAAAAAATGATGCGGCAACGGAGAACCACTCTGGCTCCTGA
- a CDS encoding EAL and HDOD domain-containing protein: protein MQDFFIGRQPIFDRHMRVYAYELLYRHGFVDRAVITDFDAASSEVVVNALTELGLDRLVGTRKAFCNFTRGSLIKGADVPFSTDQLVVEVLETVTAEASVVEALKSLSRSGHLIALDDFVLDDGLEPLVELADIVKIDVLELTQDEVREQVEKLRRIKKLKLLAEKVETNEEYQFCRRLGFDYFQGYFFSRPQVVSGRRLPPGRLAMLRLMTELQRPDIDLGKLEEIIETDVNLCVKLLRQINSSFYSLLSEVKSIRQAIVYLGLIHIRNWACIVAMGSVDDKPQELMTMALIRGKMCELLCRDDDAERRGMFFTVGLFSLLDSMFDSPMEEVLENLPLAQEVKAALLTRTGDIGLTLKCVEDYEQANWSSVIESGYDEDRVRDAYIESIEWSQAVMDSLES, encoded by the coding sequence ATGCAGGATTTTTTTATTGGCCGACAACCTATTTTTGATCGCCATATGCGTGTGTATGCCTATGAGCTTCTGTATCGTCACGGCTTTGTTGATCGCGCCGTGATTACCGATTTTGATGCAGCCAGCTCCGAGGTGGTGGTCAATGCTCTGACAGAGTTGGGGCTGGATCGGCTGGTTGGTACCCGCAAGGCCTTTTGCAATTTTACCCGCGGTTCCCTGATTAAAGGCGCTGATGTCCCGTTTAGCACAGACCAGTTGGTGGTCGAAGTGCTCGAAACGGTAACCGCTGAGGCGAGTGTTGTTGAGGCGCTGAAGAGTCTTTCACGTAGTGGTCATCTGATTGCTCTGGATGATTTTGTCCTTGATGATGGTCTGGAACCTCTGGTTGAGCTGGCCGATATTGTCAAGATCGACGTGCTTGAATTAACTCAGGATGAGGTGCGCGAGCAGGTTGAAAAACTGCGCCGAATCAAAAAGCTTAAGCTGCTTGCCGAAAAAGTAGAGACCAATGAGGAGTACCAATTCTGCCGTCGGCTCGGCTTTGATTATTTCCAGGGTTATTTTTTCAGCAGGCCTCAAGTGGTCTCCGGGCGCCGTTTGCCGCCGGGGCGACTGGCCATGTTGCGCCTGATGACGGAGTTGCAACGTCCGGATATTGACCTGGGCAAGCTCGAAGAGATTATCGAGACAGACGTCAATCTGTGTGTCAAGCTGCTGCGCCAGATCAATTCCAGCTTTTACAGCCTGCTCTCTGAGGTGAAATCCATTCGCCAGGCCATTGTTTATTTAGGGCTGATCCATATTCGTAATTGGGCCTGCATTGTGGCGATGGGCAGTGTTGATGATAAGCCGCAGGAGTTGATGACCATGGCACTGATTCGCGGAAAGATGTGCGAGTTGTTGTGTCGCGATGATGATGCAGAACGGCGTGGTATGTTCTTTACCGTTGGATTGTTTTCTCTTCTCGATAGTATGTTTGATTCTCCGATGGAAGAAGTGCTCGAAAATCTACCGTTAGCCCAAGAGGTGAAAGCTGCGTTGTTGACCCGTACCGGAGACATTGGTCTGACCCTGAAATGTGTTGAGGATTATGAACAGGCCAATTGGTCGTCCGTCATTGAAAGTGGCTATGATGAAGATCGAGTCCGTGATGCTTACATCGAATCGATTGAATGGTCGCAGGCTGTGATGGACAGCTTGGAGTCCTGA
- a CDS encoding 4-(cytidine 5'-diphospho)-2-C-methyl-D-erythritol kinase, with amino-acid sequence MMKVNCQTVYAPAKVNLCLHVEARRDDGYHELCMIMQKVSLYDELTITVSEGEGIGLVCDQVPLADGEDNLVVRASRLILEEAKRSVRVDLRLVKNIPVAAGLGGGSSDAAGVLLTLNRMLGTPVALPQLHELALQLGADVPFFLQDDTVWARGVGERLTPVCVAADYVLLLVNPGVPVSTAAVYQGLTQDDFSCCEPVARIEGRQDLCRMLHNDLERVAISSQPVIEEVKKNVVCCGAEGVLMSGSGATVFGVFANKNNADKAAEKLRCQHGWWCEVVSPL; translated from the coding sequence ATGATGAAAGTGAATTGCCAGACGGTTTATGCCCCGGCAAAGGTGAATTTGTGTTTGCATGTTGAAGCACGTCGTGACGATGGGTATCACGAACTGTGTATGATTATGCAGAAGGTCTCTCTGTATGATGAACTGACAATCACGGTTTCCGAAGGGGAGGGAATTGGACTTGTATGTGATCAAGTTCCCTTGGCTGATGGCGAAGATAATCTTGTTGTTCGGGCTAGTCGACTGATTCTTGAAGAGGCCAAGCGTAGCGTGCGTGTCGATCTGCGTCTGGTCAAAAATATTCCCGTGGCCGCCGGACTCGGCGGTGGCTCGTCGGATGCTGCCGGTGTGTTGCTGACGTTAAACCGGATGCTCGGTACTCCGGTGGCGTTGCCTCAATTGCATGAGCTGGCCCTTCAGTTGGGGGCGGATGTGCCGTTTTTTCTACAAGATGACACCGTCTGGGCGCGTGGTGTCGGGGAGCGATTGACTCCGGTTTGTGTGGCCGCGGATTACGTGTTACTTCTGGTCAATCCTGGGGTGCCGGTTTCAACCGCTGCGGTTTATCAGGGTTTAACCCAAGATGATTTCAGCTGTTGTGAGCCGGTTGCGCGGATAGAAGGTCGGCAGGACCTGTGTCGGATGCTGCACAATGATCTTGAACGGGTGGCGATCTCCAGCCAACCCGTGATTGAAGAGGTGAAAAAAAATGTGGTTTGCTGTGGTGCCGAAGGGGTTCTGATGTCGGGCAGTGGTGCCACGGTTTTTGGTGTTTTTGCCAATAAGAACAATGCGGATAAGGCTGCAGAAAAGTTGCGTTGTCAGCACGGCTGGTGGTGTGAAGTGGTTTCTCCACTGTAA